TATCCGGATAGGGGCAGAGCAGGCGAACGAGGAGGCCGGAGAGCACTTCACACCGCGCGAGGTCATCAAACTCATGGTAAATCTTCTGTTCAGCCCTGACCAGGATATGAGGGAACTCCGTAAGAGCCATGTGGTGGTGAAGGTCTATGATCCGGCATGTGGGACAGGCGGAATGCTCTCTGTATCTGAGAACCATATTCGCTCCTTCAATTCAACGGCACAGCCTCACCTGTATGGGCAGGATTGGAACGACGATGCCTGGGCTGTCTGCCGTTCGGATATGCTTATCAAGGGAGAAGAAGCCGATAATATCAAACAGGACTGTACCTTTGAGAAGGACGGGTTCCCGAAGGAGAGGTTCGATTACATGCTTGCCAACCCGCCCTTTGGCGTGGAATGGAAACAGCAGGCAAAAAAGATTAACGATGAACATGAAGATCTGGGTTATGACGGACGTTTCGGGGCCGGGCTCCCCCGTATTAACGATGGCTCGCTCCTCTTCCTTCAACATATGATCTCCAAGATGCGCCAACCCCGGGAGGGCGGAAGCCGCATTGGTATTGTCTTTAATGGTTCGCCTCTTTTTACCGGCGACGCCGGAAGCGGAGAATCGGAGATACGGCGCTGGATCATCGAGAACGACTGGCTGGAGGCTGTTGTTGCCATGCCGGACCAGCTCTTCTACAATACCGGCATTTCCACCTACATATGGATACTGACCAACCGGAAAGAAAAACAGCGGAAGGGCAGGATACAGCTCATCGACGCCCGCGAGTTCTATGAAAAGATGCGCAAAAGCCTCGGCAATAAAAGAAACTATATCGGATGCAAAGAGGAAGGCCAGTTTGCGCAGATCGAGCTGATAACGAAGGTGTACGGTGAATTCCGGCACAATCAGGCAATCCCTCTCTCAAAGATCAGAAGGCTCGAAAACGGTGAAACAGATAAGCCTATTGTCGTGAGCAAAATCTTTGACAATGCCGACTTCGGTTATAACAAAATTACCGTCGAACGCCCTTTGCGCCTTAACTTCCAGGTGAGCGACGAGCGCATTCTCCGCATTGAAGAGCAAAAGGCATTTACCGGTCTTGTTGAGAGCGCTAAGAAAAATAAGGCAATCCAACAGCAGGAGATAGATGCAGGTAAAAAGAGACAGGGGGCGATCAGGAAGTTCCTACGCATAGTAAAAGATGAGACTGCCGGACAGCTTTTCAAGAGCCGGTCTGATTTTCTTGCAACCGTGAAGCGTCTCGATCATAAACTCGATATGCGTCTTTCCGCCCCGGAGATAAAGACAATCCTTGCCGCCTTAAGTGAGCGCGACGAGACCGCCGATATCTGTACAGATAAGAACGGTAACCCTGAACCTGATCCTGAGCTTCGGGATACAGAAAATGTACCCCTCAAAGAGAACATCGATGATTACTTCAAACGGGAAGTCCTCCCCCATGTGCCTGACGCATGGGTTGATCACAGCAAGACCAAGGTGGGCTATGAGATACCTTTGAACCGCCATTTCTACCAGTATGAACCCCCGAGAGCGCTGGAAGAGATCGAGGCCGATATCCGGGGATTAGAATCAGAGATAGTAAACCTCCTGGCCGAGGTGACCGGGAGCAATGGAGTAAACAAATGAAAGGAAAACCCAAACCGGCAAAGTTGATTACAGAACCAATATTGCCTGGCCTGCTGAAGGAGATCAGGGGTTTAATTTTTGCTGCCAGAAAGGCTGCGGTCCGAAATATTAATACAATGCAGGTTCTCATGAATTATGAGATAGGCCGAAGAATTGTTAAACACGAACAGTCCGGCAAAGAACGGGCAGCATACGGTAAAGAACTGTTAAAGGCACTATCGGGAAGGCTGACCAAAGAGTTCGGGAAGGGTTTTTCTCTTACAAACCTAAAATTGATGCGGCAGTTTTACCTCGCCTATCAAGAACGAATTGGTCAGAAGGATTCTGACCAATTGCGGATAGACGCAAAAAGCCGGAAGGCTTCTGACCAAACTGCCGGGGGCATATTTACCCTAAGCTGGTCCCATTATGTCTTTTTGATGACGATATCCGGTCACGATGAACGGAGCTTCTACGAGATCGAATCGGGCCGGAACAACTGGTCGTTGCCGGAACTCAGACGACAGTTCGATTCAGGGCTTTATGAGCGACTGGCGCTAAGTCGCGATAAGAAAGGCGTCAAGGCCCTTGCCGTGCAAGGGCAGGTTGTCGCTAAACCTGAAGATATAGTGAAGGACCCTTATGTGTTGGAATTTCTTGGACTGGACGAGCAGACGCGCTATTCCGAGTCTGACATGGAAAGGGCCATCATTGATAAGATTGAACACTTTCTGCTGGAACTGGGCAAGGGCTTCCTTTTTGAATCACGTCAGAGGCGTTTCACCTTCGATGAAGAGCACTATTATGTAGATCTTGTCTTTTATAACCGTCTGCTGCGTTGCTACGTGCTCATTGATCTGAAGATCGGCAAGCTGTCGCACCAGAATCTCGGGCAGATGCAGATGTATGTCAACTATTTTGATCGATTCGTAAGACGTAACGATGAAAACCCCACTATCGGGATCATCCTGTGCCGGAAGAAAAATGACGCCCTCGTCGAGATTACCCTTCCCGAAGACGCAAATATCCACGCCTCCGAATATCAGCTATACCTGCCGAGCAAAGAAGAGCTGAAACAGAAACTGCTTGATTGGACAAAAGGACAGGCGGCAATCGAATGAAAAGAAAACCCTATCCTGCATATAAACCCCCAGGTGTGGAATGGCTGGGAGACGTGCCGGAGCATTGGAAGGTGAAGAAGGTTCGAAGATGTTTGCTCGGACATAAGCAGGGCTACTACTCAACCGAGGCTTATGTTGATGAAGGTTATAAACTTCTTCGCATTACAGATTTGGATAGTAACGGGTTCGTTTCACTTGTTGATTGCCCTTCAGTCGAAATCAAGGAAGATGCAAGACCTTTTTTGTTGCAAGATAATGATTTTGTATTTGCTCGGACAGGTGGTGCAGGTACCTTTGGCTTGATAAGGGGAATAAAAGATAAAACAGTTTTTGCCTCATATTTAATTCGGTTCAGATTTAGTAAGGAGGCAGATCCAGAATTTCTCAGGTATAATTTTTTATCAATGCAATTTGTTCAAGCAATTATAAGAAACATCCATGGCGGTGTTAATCAGAATGTTCATGCAGAAGATATAAAAGAACAATATATCCCTCTTCCCCCATTCCCCGAACAGAAAGCTATCGCCGATTTCCTCGACCGTGAGACAGGAAAGATTGATATGCTCATCGGCAAGAACCGGTGGCTCATAGAACTACTCAAAGAAAAGCGTATAGCCCTTATCTCCCGCGCAGTCACAAAAGGACTTGATTCGACGGTGAAGATGAAATCCTCCAGCGTGGAATGGCTCGGCGACGTACCAGGGCATTGGGAGGTGAAGAAGATAAGAAGAGTTGCAACCCGCGTTCAAACCGGAAATACTCCGCCTACTTCAGAAGAAAAGTATTATGATGATGGTACTGTTCCTTGGTTTGGGCCGAGTTCGTTCGGGGAAGGTATATTCTTGTCAGAGCCGGTAAAGGTTATTAACGAATGTGCTGTTGAAGATGGGGTTGCAAGACTTTTTAACGCTGGTACGGTCATGCTTGTTTGTATCGGCGCAACTATTGGGAAAGTAAGTTCAATAAAAGAAAATGCGTCATGCAACCAGCAGATTACAGGGGTCACCTTCAGAGATACGTTAATCAATACAGAGTTTATAACATTCCAGTTAAAGTTGTTGGAAACTACTATCCGAGAAGTTGCGCCGAGTGCAACTTTAGCAATTTTCGATCAAAACAAGATATCTGATTTACAGTTGGCCCTCCCTCCCCTCCCCGAACAGCAGGCTATCGCGGATTTCCTCGACAAAGAAACGGAGAAAATTGATGCATTAATTGCCAAAGTTGAAAAGGCTATCGAAAAACTCAAGGAATACAGGACAGCCCTTATTTCAGCAGCGGTTACCGGAAAGATTGACGTGAGGGAAGCGGCATGAAAGCCACTACCGAGAAGGCCTTTGAAGCCTATATCGAAGAAACCCTTGCAAACCGTGGGTGGAAGCCCTGCTCAAACCTCTTGTGGGACAAAAACAAGGCACTTATCGCGGAAGAGGTTATCAACTTTATAAAAGATACTCAGGGTGAACTCTGGGCACAAATGGAGAAACTCCACGGGGAAGAGCTCTCCGCAAAACTGATTGAAGGCTTGATCAAGGAACGGGATACCAAAGGTACCCTCCATGTTCTCCGTCATGGCTTTAAGTTTTATGGCAAGACCTTTAAACTTGGTTATTTCAAGCCGGCGCATGGGCTCAACAAGGAAACTCTGGAGCTTTTTGGCAAGAACAGGCTCACGGTAACAAGGCAGGCGCCATGCCACTCCCAGGATAACAGCGCTGTGGACATGGTTCTTTCCATGAACGGGATACCCGTTGCAACGTTAGAGATAAAAAACCCGGGTACAGGCCAGAACTGGAAAAATGCAGTTCATCAATACAAGGCAAATCGGGATCCGCGAGAACCCCTCTTCCGATTCAAAAAGGGTGCTCTTGTCCATTTTGCCGTTGACCCCGACGAAGTGCATATGGCCACGCATCTGAACAGGGAAAAGACCTTTTTCCTGCCCTTTAACAGGGGAAGTCACCCGGGAGAGATCCAGTGCGGAAAGGGCAATCCTCAGCATCCTTCAGGACACAGGACGGGTTATTTCTGGGAAGATATATTGGAGCGCGAAAGCTTTATCGACATTGCAGGCAGCTTCATCTTTCTTGAGACATCGGAACAAACAGTCAACGACGGAATGGGGGGAAGAAAGAAGGTCTCCAGAGAGACCATGATCTTTCCGCGCTATCACCAGCTCGATGCTGTCCGTAAGCTCATCCGGATAGTACGCGAAGAGACTGCCGGCCAGAACTACCTGATTCAACACTCAGCCGGAAGCGGGAAGACCAACAGCATCTCCTGGCTTTCGCATCGCCTGTCAAGCCTGCATACCAAGGCGGATGAGAAGATATTTGACTGCGTTGTGGTCATCACCGACAGAAAAGTGCTCGACAAGCAGCTCCAGGACGCCATCTATCAGATCGAGCATGCTCAGGGTGTGGTGAAACCCATTGATGAAAGCTCACGCCAGCTTGCCGAAGCCCTCGTGGACGGCACCAAGATCGTCATCACTACCCTTCAGAAATTTCCTTTCGTACTCCGTGGCCTCCTGCACATTGCCGGGGCTGAAGATCCTGATAATCCCGATGAGGTTTCCATTACCAGGGCGAAGGAATGGGAAGAGAAGATAGCTCAGCGCACATACGCAGTAATTGTTGATGAAGCCCATTCCAGTCAGACAGGGGAAACGGCCAGGGAACTTAAGAAGATACTCGGCGCAGGCACCGACCAGGGGGCAGAAGAGACTGAGATAGATTGGGAAGACGGTCTGAACCGGATCATGGAGTCCCGGGGAAAGCAAAAGAACCTGAGTTTTTTTGCCTTTACGGCAACACCCAAAGGTAAAACGCTTGAGCTCTTTGGGAGAAAGGGCGATTCGGGCAAACCGGAGGCCATTCATACCTATTCCATGAGACAGGCCATTGAAGAAGATTTCATCCTTGATGTACTAAAGAACTATACAACCTATAAGACGTACTTCAGGTTGCTACAGACCGCTGAGTCTGATCCTAAAATGCCGAAAAAGAAAGCAATGAAGAAGCTCACAAAGTTCCTCCATCTGCATCCTTACAATATCGAGCAGAAGACCGAGATCATCGTTGAACATTTCCGGCAGCACGTGAAACAAAAGCTGAACGGCATGGCCAAAGCCATGGTGGTAACCGGTTCGCGCCTTCAAGCCATCCGGTACATGCTGTCTTTTCAAAGATACATTGCCGAAAACCACTACAAGGACATCCGGCCCCTTGTTGCTTTCAGCGGCACCGTGAAAGATCCCGACAGCGGGATCGAATACACCGAACCGGGCATGAACATAGACGTAGTGACAGGGAAAAACATCTCCGAATCCCAACTGCCGGACAAGTTCGATACGTCCGATTATCAAATCCTCTTGGTGGCAAACAAATATCAGACAGGATTCGACCAGCCGCTTTTATGCGCTATGTACGTCGATAAGCGGCTTGACGGCGTACAGGCCGTTCAGACCCTCTCGCGGCTCAACCGGACGTATGGAGGCAAAGAGCCCCCCTTTGTTCTCGATTTTGTCAACGAAACGGAGGGGATTTACGAAGCCTTCAAACCCTATTACGACGTTACAACGCTCCAGGAGGCTTCCGATCCAGGCCATCTCGAAGTCCTCAAGCATGAATTGGATGGCTTCCAGGTATATTACTGGTCGGAAGTGGAGGCATTCGCTCAGATATTTTATCTTCCCTTATATAAGCAAAATCCTTCAGACCACGCACGGATGCAGAAATATATTCAGCCCGCAGTAGACCGTTACAGGGGCCTTGATGATGAGCAAAAAGAGGGTTTTTATGAGAAGATTACGGCATACGTAAGGTTTTATTCATTCATCAGCCAGATTATACCTTATTCAGATAGAGAGCTTGAAATGCTCTACAGCTTTGGTCGCTTTTTAATCCCTCATCTGGACGCGGGTGACGATAGGGTGAATCCACACCCTGAAAAGGAAGTGGTTCTTGAATATTACAGGATCGAAAAGGCAATGTCCGGCTCCATTGTGGTGGAAGACGACGCGACCTATGGAGTGAAAAGCCCCACTGCCGTGGGAACGGGAAGGGCCAAGGACGAAGAAAAGCCACTCTCCGAAATCATCCAGGCCCTCAATGACCGCTTCGGGACCGATTTCAAGGAAGAAGACAGGTTATTCTTTGAACAGATTAAGGAAAAGGCCAGCCAGGATGAACGTGTGATACAGACGGCAAAAACCAATTCACTGGAAAAATTTCAGCTTGGCATCCGCAAGATCATCGAATCACTCATGATGCAACGTATGGCGGAAAATGACCAGATCGTCACGAAATATATGGACGACGATGATTTCCAGAAAACCGTTTTCCCGATTCTCGCGAGAGAGATCTACAAAGACATTCGCGAAAGGGAGGTAGTCCAGAAATAACAAAGGCAGCGCCAGAGATTATATTTACTACAGCTTTGTTGATTCCTGCATTTACAGTAACGTGAGGTGTGGTCTCATGAAAACGGAAAATGAGGAGCATAGGATGTCCCCGAGGACCCTTCGAGGACCGCTTTTTTCTTTTTCTTCGACACTCCCGTTTTGCGATCTCTTCCAATCATTAGAAAGGTCTATGAATATTCTTATTCGGAATCTTCCTCACCCCGAGGAAGTCCCCTTCAGACTTTGGGTCGTCGAAATAACGCCTGGCCAATGGACTTGATAGATCGTTTGTCTGTATTGGAATGCCTCCCTACCCCCTTCCATTACCTCAGTCAGATGATGAACCACATCCCTTTTATCAAGATCTCCCACAGCTCTAATTTCACACTCTTTTTCACCGACGCCCTGCAAAATTACCGCCTGTTCTACGTCACCTAGAACCGGGAGGTTCGGGTTATGTGTCGCGAAGATCACTTGACGCCGAAGTTTTATACTTGACAAGATATTAGTAATGACTTGGCGAATCAGACGATTATCCATGTTGTCTTCGGGTTGGTCGATAAGGAGCGGAGACGTGCCTGTGAGTAGCAGAATTGGTAAAATAGCACTGCAACGCTGTCCTCGCGATACTTCCTCTATTCGGCGAGGCTTACTTCTATCGTCTTTCGGCCTGTCGTTAAGCATAATGACTGGCTCATCATCAAATGTGATCTCATCAAGTTGAAGTATGTCATCAATTTTCAGCGCGTCTGGGTTCTTTTCGGCAGCAGGGAAGGTGAAAAGACCATCTCTTATCTCGATAGGAAGGGATTCCCAGAATTTTTGGTCAGAGTTGTTTTTGTGGTCTTCAGGCTCAACTTTGCATCGCCCAACACATCTCTCGAAGAGGCTCTGTGCAACTGTGCTGCTGATAGCACCCGACTCAGCCGTGTCGGCCTCTACCTGTAGCAGGTCTACCGTCTGTCCTCCTTCATTAAGAAAAAGATCTCGCAGTTTCGCCGGGGTCAGGCCTTGCGATACCAAAGCCATAACGCGATTTCTTCGGTGTTTGAAATCCTGAGATGAGAACCGCGATTCAAGCCAATTTATAAAGCGGCTCCTATCGGTCTGACCTTGGGCGTCAGCTTGAATTATTAGTACGGATGGGTCAAGATCACGTCTGAGCTGATCAGTTATCTTAGTCGCCGTCTGCTGGCGCAGTGCCGTTTTGCTCTGGCATTCATTCTGAAGTAATTCCACCAGTTTTTTACGTTTGTTATTCATAGTATCCCACTCTATAAGAAGTCCCCGATAAGACTCAAGAGCTTGTTGGGCCTCCTCAAATGCAGCTTTCTTTGCCTCTCGGTCCTTGCTCCCAGTGGGCAGACCCCTCCCCGCCAGGGCATCACGAGCGGTTTTAACATGATCGACAATGTCAGTTTTCGCATCTGTAAGTGCCTCTCCGACCGAGTTGAGTTTTGTACTAAGCGACGCGATAGCATCAGAAACACGTTTGCATAAAGTCGGGGCACCTTGAGAATCCGAAGGTTTGGCAGAACTCAGTGCGGCAAGTTTTTCGTGGAAGGGTTTTGGCAGACCTTGACCATCCACAGATGTCTTGTTCGCATTGTCAAAAAAATCCGTCACGTCTTTAGCAAAACCATCAAGAGATATGCCACCGTGTATAGTGGCCCATTCTTTAGTTGCATTGTCTACGTGGCTCTCGGTTGCCGTGACTTGATCCACTTGTTCATAAGCCTCTCTGACCTCGGTCGTATTTACTTCATCATACAAACGTTTGCGTAATGCGTATTGACGGAGAGACGAACCGATTTGCGTCAATTCCGCAATCTTTTTGCTAACGCCTACCATCTCAGCGCGTTGTTCCCTTAGCCTTACAAGCAACCTAGAAATAAGAGCTTCGTGCACCCCAATTTGTTTACCGCATATTTGGTCGAAAAGAACTCTAAGCTGGCTAGGGCCTGCCTGCTTTTCTATCTCACCAAGCCTGTAGTACTGGATGTGGTGTTCCGGTATCTGCTCAGGTACAAGCTCAGAATCCTCAGCAGAGAAGTAGGTTACTGCTGGATGATGATGGGTGGGATCAAAGTACCGCGAGGCGAACAAAGCATTCTTAGGAAGGCTCTTTGCTTGTTCACGATCGACGTATTGCCAGCATGCCTTTAGATTGCACCCTGATAGTGTTGCCTGCGCTCGGCTATAGTATTCATAGTGCTCTTCCATCTCCTGTTTGTTCTTATCGCTGAAACCATTGAAATCTGATTCCTTACAAAGAAATGCTATGGCTTCGAGCGCAGCACTTTTGCCTGAGCCACGCCCCCCTATGAAGCAATTCAAGTTGCGCGACAATGGAAGAACAAATGGTTTTGACTTTGAATCGGCATCAACTCCAAAAGGCCAAAACTGGGCGGCCTGTGGAGCGTCTCGATATATTTCTATTCCACTAATCCAATAGAAAGGGGCAGAGGGGGGCACAAAGCTGAAACGGGTCTCGCCAAGGCGTAAAGCCCTTGCTATCGCATTAAACACCTGCTTGGAATCCATCCCGCTTGATAGTGAAGATAATTTCAGGTGAGGTATCCCGCTTTCGGTTGCAAAAACGTCTTCTTGGCGGTGCGCATCCGAGCAAACGATTGGAACGGCCCGTCCCATTTCTCCTTTGAAACGATGGAGCAGCCTGTAGTGAATCTCGTCTGTTCTGCCTTTCACTTGTAGGGCATCAAATCCACAGCGTCCTACGAGGTCTAGGGCCTCTAAGGCAATTTCCTCAGAGTCGCGCTCACCTTCTAATTGAGCCAATCGTTCATGAAGGCCATCTACATCAGGGGTATCGCCACTACTAAGTTCCCCTCTAGTCCTGCTGATGGCTGCATCAAGACGGGACAATATCGCATTTCTTGTTTCACTCTGCACGCCGCTGCTAGACCCAATGTGCGCCGCAATGCAAATGGCCGGATAGTCTTTATGATGTCTTATTTTCTGAACAAATGTCGGAAGACATTTCAGTGTTAGGGATTGGCCAAATTCCCAGTTGTCCTCGGCCGCATAGGTGACGGCCATCCGGATATCAGAATCGCTTGTCTTAGCAGAGAAAATGCACAAGAGATGGGCACTTGCTAAACTATTTGGCGGGACAGGATAGTTTACAGTGAGTTCAATGCCAGGCATAACAATAAGGCAATGCTCCTTAAGCTTATCCCAAGCTTGTGAGGCAAGTTCGCATGAGTATTTGCATACGTTGTGATCCGTGAGAGCTACTATCGCCCAATTGCCTCCATCTTCAGTGTCCATCTCAGACAGAATGGCGTCACGTCGGGCCAGGAGCGATTTGTAGAATTCGGACGGAGGATAACGGGATATCACCTTTGCCTCATAATCCGCCGGGTTTTTGGTAATATTAGCGGGGATCGAGTTGAGAATGTTTTGGACTTCCCTAGACAGCTGACTAAAACGAGATGCATTTCGCAAGTCTGCTGACGCTGGGCCATGAACATGAAAATCGGCAGGGTAAAATCGAGCTCGTGCCGAACTAAGCTGCCGGAGAAACTCACGATTTCGGCTCATATGTTATATATTCCTCCTAATCTGAGTGCACGCAGGGCCTCTCCTGAATATCAAGCATCCTAGTCCCCAGGTAAAGACCTTTTGAACACAAAGATGCTTCTCTCAATATCCGTCACATCAACGCTACCAACTACTCTGGTATCGATGTCGCGTTCGAAATCATCGCCCCAAGCGCGCATAATGATTTCTCGTATTCTGGCAGCGATGTTCGATTCGCTTGTAAGAGTCAATCCTGTCAGCGATCGCGGCCATGGCATGGTCCTAGATCGTATGATTGTTCCATCGTGTTTTAATACAATTGCCACGTTATCATTCAACACAAAGTTCTGTTTAAATTCACGTGGGTGGACTTCGTCTTGATCCTCATCATAAAAAAAGTCGCCATCGAAACTAATTAGTAGTTCATCAACGCCCTGGAGGCGAGCAAGGAATTTGTCACTATTAAACCATTCGCCATGCCATTTAACGATGGCGAGATTCCCAATGTCACCACCGCATTCAAGTATGACTTCTGCTGAGCGCGCCTGCTGCTCCTCATCGGCTATTCCTTCTGCAATCAAATGCGCCTGCTCAGTCGCCCATTCGGCGAGTGCATCCTTGGTCACGAGAGGTCTAGCTACGTCGCGCGCTGCGGTCACGGCTTCACCCATAAGGACGCCCTGAACATTAGCAAGCCTCTGTGAGCGGAGACCTGAGATTGTTACCCACCCACCATTACTTTCATAAAACCATCGCTCAGGTCTTATGAAAGCACGACCGTACAACTCCTTCGATCTACCTGGGATGGGCCTCATCATCGCGCGTACTGCTTGTCCACCCTCCTCCATTTTAAGCGCCGGATTAAGACGACACAGAAGTGCCGCATCTGGGATTATAAGCCAATCTTTAGGCTGAATAACGGTCTCGAGTGTTCCTCCCTCGCTTGTCGATATTGCGACATCAAGATTCGGTGCCACAGCAGCGACCAAACGTGCCAGACGCAGAGCGCTTTTGGAATGTCCGCCGGTCGATAGGAGTCCACCCGCTCCACGTGGGTCCTTTGATAGTCGTATCTCGACTTTTGTTCCACCATCGACTGGTATTTCTGTTTGCGGTGCCGGCCATAAAATCGGCCGACTACTTGTCCCATCGCGAAACTCCAGAGATCGCGCTGTCTCATATCCTTTGTCGCAACGACGAGATGTCACGCGGACCACTTGTCCCAGCATGAAAACTGAAAAAAATCCGATTCCAAATCGACCAATTGCTTTCATTCCCGAGGCAATTAAGCCCGGAAATTCTTCCATTGCAAGGGGGGAGCGCCAAAATGATACTCCAAAATCGATAAGGGGCCCCGTTAGGACCTGTTCCGACATGCCAATGCCTGTATCTTCGACGACTAGCCAATGACCATCTTCACGCATGTCAAGGGAAACCTTTATCTGACCCCAAGTGTCCGGTCTACGCTCAAACCTCCTTCGTGCCTGAACCGCATCGGCCGCATTTTGGATTAGTTCACGTAAGGCAATGGTGGGATCATCTCCATAGAGTTTGGAACCACCTAGATTCTCGACAATTATAGCTATGTCTGAAGCTCGTAGTCTTGCGTCTACGGGGCGCCAGTCTCTAGTCTGAACTGTTTTCGCCAAAGCCTCAGGCGAACCAATTCCCTTTACTCGCCGTGCCTTGAGCAACTCCCGCCCGCAACTTTGCAACAGAAGGTCAACGTCACGCAGTTCCTGATCCACTGCACTGAGTGTATCGTAGGCAAGCCACCAAGCTTCCGCCTCCGATCGCCCAAATGGTTGGCCAGTCGTAAAAACCACAGAGTCAAGTTCCACATGCGGTCGAGCAAGCCTTTCTTGGAATGACCAATGCAACGCTGAATGCTTTGCGGGGTTCGTAATTGCCCTGAGAAATCGTGGCGCTCGACGTTGATCCAGATGCAATGCGTCTGCCACACGTAGCAGACATGCTAGTTTGACTCGATCGATTGTGTTTCGAGTATGCGGCGCAAGCCCCCCTAGGTCCTGCGCTAACTCTTCAAGACGCTGGACGGGCCACCAGTGGCTGTGAGCGATCTGCCCGATCGTGGCTCCGTAGAAGAAGCGTACATCTGCATCATCAATCAAAAACAAATCTTCGCCGTTTGCGGCCTTCCATTTTTGCTCGGCTAGGACTTCCGCCTGTTGAGCGTGTAATCGACGCAACACTTCAGGAAGCACAATTTTTATGATCGGTTCCGGAACGTTCTCGACATCGAAACTACCAACTTCGTTTTCACTGCAAGAAAGTGCATAGCGCGCAACTGAATCCTTCCACGCGATGGTTTTTCTTACTTCGCTTATTCCGCCAGGGTATGCCGCTAAGCTCATCCCTGAATCATGTAGCAAGATGCTCGCCCCAAAGACAAATGCCTCAGCCGGATTCACGTTGACGGCTCCCTCTGCAATCAAGGAAGCGGTATCCCACAAAGCATCAAGATGTGTGAGGTCGTGAACCGTCATTCCAGGCATATCAGCGGCAATACGTGAAACAAGTTGAGCTACCTTGTCGCGCATCGACAGATATTGATCTTGAAAATATTTTTGTTCCTCAGTCGTGGCATCCGAACGGGGATTCATGAATGAATGGCGCCAT
This window of the Syntrophorhabdaceae bacterium genome carries:
- a CDS encoding ATP-binding protein; amino-acid sequence: MGLDFRQTWLWRHSFMNPRSDATTEEQKYFQDQYLSMRDKVAQLVSRIAADMPGMTVHDLTHLDALWDTASLIAEGAVNVNPAEAFVFGASILLHDSGMSLAAYPGGISEVRKTIAWKDSVARYALSCSENEVGSFDVENVPEPIIKIVLPEVLRRLHAQQAEVLAEQKWKAANGEDLFLIDDADVRFFYGATIGQIAHSHWWPVQRLEELAQDLGGLAPHTRNTIDRVKLACLLRVADALHLDQRRAPRFLRAITNPAKHSALHWSFQERLARPHVELDSVVFTTGQPFGRSEAEAWWLAYDTLSAVDQELRDVDLLLQSCGRELLKARRVKGIGSPEALAKTVQTRDWRPVDARLRASDIAIIVENLGGSKLYGDDPTIALRELIQNAADAVQARRRFERRPDTWGQIKVSLDMREDGHWLVVEDTGIGMSEQVLTGPLIDFGVSFWRSPLAMEEFPGLIASGMKAIGRFGIGFFSVFMLGQVVRVTSRRCDKGYETARSLEFRDGTSSRPILWPAPQTEIPVDGGTKVEIRLSKDPRGAGGLLSTGGHSKSALRLARLVAAVAPNLDVAISTSEGGTLETVIQPKDWLIIPDAALLCRLNPALKMEEGGQAVRAMMRPIPGRSKELYGRAFIRPERWFYESNGGWVTISGLRSQRLANVQGVLMGEAVTAARDVARPLVTKDALAEWATEQAHLIAEGIADEEQQARSAEVILECGGDIGNLAIVKWHGEWFNSDKFLARLQGVDELLISFDGDFFYDEDQDEVHPREFKQNFVLNDNVAIVLKHDGTIIRSRTMPWPRSLTGLTLTSESNIAARIREIIMRAWGDDFERDIDTRVVGSVDVTDIERSIFVFKRSLPGD
- a CDS encoding AAA family ATPase; the encoded protein is MSRNREFLRQLSSARARFYPADFHVHGPASADLRNASRFSQLSREVQNILNSIPANITKNPADYEAKVISRYPPSEFYKSLLARRDAILSEMDTEDGGNWAIVALTDHNVCKYSCELASQAWDKLKEHCLIVMPGIELTVNYPVPPNSLASAHLLCIFSAKTSDSDIRMAVTYAAEDNWEFGQSLTLKCLPTFVQKIRHHKDYPAICIAAHIGSSSGVQSETRNAILSRLDAAISRTRGELSSGDTPDVDGLHERLAQLEGERDSEEIALEALDLVGRCGFDALQVKGRTDEIHYRLLHRFKGEMGRAVPIVCSDAHRQEDVFATESGIPHLKLSSLSSGMDSKQVFNAIARALRLGETRFSFVPPSAPFYWISGIEIYRDAPQAAQFWPFGVDADSKSKPFVLPLSRNLNCFIGGRGSGKSAALEAIAFLCKESDFNGFSDKNKQEMEEHYEYYSRAQATLSGCNLKACWQYVDREQAKSLPKNALFASRYFDPTHHHPAVTYFSAEDSELVPEQIPEHHIQYYRLGEIEKQAGPSQLRVLFDQICGKQIGVHEALISRLLVRLREQRAEMVGVSKKIAELTQIGSSLRQYALRKRLYDEVNTTEVREAYEQVDQVTATESHVDNATKEWATIHGGISLDGFAKDVTDFFDNANKTSVDGQGLPKPFHEKLAALSSAKPSDSQGAPTLCKRVSDAIASLSTKLNSVGEALTDAKTDIVDHVKTARDALAGRGLPTGSKDREAKKAAFEEAQQALESYRGLLIEWDTMNNKRKKLVELLQNECQSKTALRQQTATKITDQLRRDLDPSVLIIQADAQGQTDRSRFINWLESRFSSQDFKHRRNRVMALVSQGLTPAKLRDLFLNEGGQTVDLLQVEADTAESGAISSTVAQSLFERCVGRCKVEPEDHKNNSDQKFWESLPIEIRDGLFTFPAAEKNPDALKIDDILQLDEITFDDEPVIMLNDRPKDDRSKPRRIEEVSRGQRCSAILPILLLTGTSPLLIDQPEDNMDNRLIRQVITNILSSIKLRRQVIFATHNPNLPVLGDVEQAVILQGVGEKECEIRAVGDLDKRDVVHHLTEVMEGGREAFQYRQTIYQVHWPGVISTTQSLKGTSSG